A part of Paenibacillus sp. sptzw28 genomic DNA contains:
- a CDS encoding COX aromatic rich motif-containing protein, producing the protein MKKSTKLRGVMLLATGLMSAVLLTGCSSKFVVFDPQGPVAQTQYRLIILSAILCAIVVIPVLGITAFIIWRYRDKPDNKAPYQPHWDDSKVLEIVWWGIPIIIIGILGTYTARDTYALARPPVITDTKPIEIQVTSLDWKWLFQYPDQQIATVNYVHIPAGVQVDFVLTSDAPMNSFWVPQLGGQEYSMPGMAMSLWLQADKPGQYYGTGANFSGKEFAHMHFNVIAEPQADFNKWVDGVKRSSPKLTDAGYKELSKPGISVEKSFSAFPPDLFGSVVAKNGGADRAHDMNMSKTDTNVDTKDMSKLNNMSDMPGMDHTQSTDGNAKDQSIKTR; encoded by the coding sequence ATGAAGAAATCGACTAAACTCCGCGGCGTTATGCTGCTGGCCACCGGTTTGATGTCTGCGGTTCTGTTAACGGGATGCAGCAGCAAATTTGTCGTCTTCGACCCGCAGGGGCCGGTAGCTCAAACCCAGTACCGACTCATAATTTTGTCAGCGATACTGTGTGCCATAGTCGTTATTCCGGTGCTCGGTATAACGGCTTTTATCATTTGGCGTTACCGCGATAAACCGGATAACAAGGCGCCGTATCAGCCGCACTGGGACGACAGCAAAGTGCTGGAAATCGTTTGGTGGGGAATCCCGATTATTATTATTGGCATTCTCGGTACTTATACGGCACGCGATACGTATGCGCTTGCCCGGCCGCCGGTTATTACGGACACGAAGCCGATTGAAATTCAAGTCACATCGCTCGACTGGAAATGGTTGTTTCAATATCCCGATCAACAGATCGCGACCGTCAATTACGTGCATATCCCGGCCGGCGTACAAGTGGACTTCGTGCTGACAAGCGACGCGCCGATGAATTCATTCTGGGTTCCGCAGCTCGGCGGACAGGAGTATTCGATGCCGGGCATGGCCATGTCTCTTTGGCTGCAGGCTGATAAGCCGGGCCAATATTACGGCACTGGCGCTAATTTCTCAGGTAAGGAATTTGCTCACATGCACTTCAATGTCATAGCGGAGCCGCAGGCCGACTTCAATAAATGGGTGGATGGTGTGAAACGGTCATCTCCTAAGTTGACTGATGCCGGGTATAAGGAATTGTCAAAGCCGGGCATATCGGTTGAAAAGTCATTCTCGGCATTTCCGCCCGACCTGTTTGGCTCGGTGGTTGCCAAGAACGGCGGAGCCGACCGCGCTCATGATATGAACATGAGTAAAACGGACACCAATGTGGACACGAAGGACATGAGCAAATTGAATAATATGAGTGATATGCCGGGCATGGATCACACTCAATCGACAGATGGAAATGCGAAAGATCAGAGTATCAAGACCCGCTAG
- the cyoC gene encoding cytochrome o ubiquinol oxidase subunit III, translating to MQHAAAANSHEHSPEHAHGHHDQESMKVLGFWIFLVTDCLIFGTLFATYMVLRYHTDGGPIGKELFEVPGFVAETFILLTSSFTSGLAVLAMNKGNVKQLIGWLIVTALLGAAFVGFEVSEFVKMVGEGATISRSAFLSAFFTLVGTHGVHVSIGLIWMIALMIQLSRRGITPVTRRKITIISLYWHFLDIVWIFIFTIVYLMGVM from the coding sequence ATGCAGCATGCTGCGGCAGCAAATTCACATGAACACAGTCCCGAGCACGCTCACGGCCACCACGATCAAGAATCGATGAAGGTGCTCGGCTTCTGGATTTTTCTCGTCACCGACTGTTTGATTTTTGGTACCCTGTTTGCCACCTATATGGTGCTCCGCTATCATACCGACGGCGGCCCAATCGGTAAAGAGCTGTTCGAGGTACCGGGCTTTGTTGCGGAAACATTTATACTGCTTACCAGCAGCTTTACCAGCGGTCTCGCCGTGCTGGCAATGAATAAAGGCAATGTCAAGCAGCTTATTGGATGGCTCATTGTCACCGCGCTGCTGGGCGCAGCGTTTGTAGGATTTGAAGTGAGCGAGTTTGTTAAAATGGTCGGTGAAGGCGCGACAATCTCGCGCAGCGCGTTTCTCTCGGCGTTCTTCACTCTTGTCGGAACGCACGGAGTTCACGTTTCCATCGGTCTCATCTGGATGATTGCGCTCATGATACAGCTCTCAAGGCGCGGCATTACCCCGGTGACCCGCCGCAAAATTACGATTATCAGCTTGTATTGGCATTTTCTTGACATCGTGTGGATTTTCATCTTTACCATCGTATACTTGATGGGGGTGATGTAG
- a CDS encoding AraC family transcriptional regulator → MSFTPIMQLQHPIEYSYRNDKPMAGAQFHSHACYEIYYFQEGECNYLIGDKLMSLQPGDLILMHGMTLHCPNPALQRRYVRSIVHFDPAYVHKILQAEPAAALLKAFEELRNIRISLSEPDQAELEKLLAEMDLLYKRGTGSSLTASYDRFVLRFLELLHLIRSWCSEPVRDYGHRSHKEQHVQSVVSFLEERYTDDITLDDIASALHLTKPYLSNLFKEVTGTTVFKYLYNRRINQAKMMFRLEPELSVSEVCRAVGFNHLAHFSRLFKATVGSSPELYRREMAAAANTGY, encoded by the coding sequence GTGTCGTTCACGCCCATTATGCAGCTTCAGCATCCGATCGAATACAGCTACCGGAACGATAAGCCAATGGCCGGCGCACAGTTCCATTCGCACGCTTGCTACGAAATTTACTATTTTCAGGAAGGCGAATGCAACTATTTGATCGGTGACAAGCTTATGTCGCTTCAACCGGGAGACCTTATCCTTATGCACGGTATGACGCTTCATTGTCCGAATCCCGCCCTGCAGCGGAGATACGTTCGATCGATCGTTCATTTTGATCCGGCTTATGTGCACAAAATACTGCAGGCTGAGCCTGCGGCTGCGCTGCTTAAGGCCTTTGAAGAACTGCGCAACATACGAATTTCGCTAAGCGAGCCGGACCAGGCAGAGCTGGAAAAGCTATTGGCCGAGATGGACCTGTTATATAAGAGAGGCACCGGTTCTAGCTTAACAGCTTCCTATGACCGATTCGTCCTGCGATTTCTGGAGCTGCTTCATCTAATACGCTCCTGGTGCAGCGAGCCGGTGAGGGATTACGGCCACCGATCGCATAAAGAGCAGCATGTCCAAAGCGTCGTCTCCTTTCTGGAGGAGCGCTATACAGATGATATAACGCTTGATGATATCGCATCCGCACTTCATCTAACGAAGCCCTATTTGTCCAATTTATTTAAAGAAGTGACCGGTACGACGGTTTTTAAATACTTATATAATCGCCGTATCAATCAGGCGAAAATGATGTTCCGGCTCGAGCCGGAGCTGTCGGTCTCAGAGGTCTGCCGTGCAGTCGGATTTAATCATTTGGCCCATTTCAGCAGATTGTTCAAAGCGACGGTAGGCAGCAGCCCGGAATTATACCGCAGAGAAATGGCCGCAGCGGCAAATACGGGCTATTGA
- a CDS encoding cbb3-type cytochrome c oxidase subunit I, with amino-acid sequence MLEKLKSFASTFFVTGDPLIYGADVAIALTSVTILFVLFYFKKWGWLWREWITSVDHKKIGMMYLIASLLMLFRGGVDALMMRAQLAMPNMHFLEADHYNQIFTTHGTIMILFMAMPMMFGLFNMVVPLQIGARDVAYPFLNAISFWLFLFGAMLFNLSFVIGGSPDAGWLSYPPLSELSGSPGVGENFYIWGIQISGIGSLATGINFVVTILKMRAPGMKLMKMPLFTWSVFSSSVVIIFAFPILTVTLALLFIDRFLGAHFFTMTGSGNPMMYVNLIWMWGHPEVYIVILPAFGVFSEVVSTFSRKRVFGYKSMVFSMMIISILSFFVWVHHFFTMGSGADVNVFFAIATMAIGIPTGVKIFNWLFTMFRGRIRMELPMLWTLAFIPCFVVGGATGVMLAVAPADYQYHNSYFLIAHFHQVLIGGVVFGYLAGVYYWWPKLFGFKLNKKLGLYAFWLWNIGFYVCFMPQYALGFMGMTRRVYTYGWDMGWAPLNMVSTIGAFLMGIGFLFQVWQISYSIKYGERDTTGDPWNARTLEWSIPSPPPVYNFAIVPEVHERDSYWEEKERNGGLIPAVKAADFEPIHMPKNSALPVIMAACWFVAGFGFVFDWVWMGVAGLVGVGVTLLIRSFQYDTDYYISAEEVRATETALGRAL; translated from the coding sequence ATGCTGGAAAAGCTTAAATCTTTTGCCTCCACGTTTTTTGTGACCGGTGATCCGCTGATTTACGGAGCGGACGTCGCTATTGCGCTCACCTCGGTAACGATTCTATTCGTCCTGTTCTACTTTAAGAAATGGGGATGGCTTTGGCGGGAATGGATCACATCCGTCGATCATAAGAAAATCGGGATGATGTACTTGATCGCTTCCCTGCTTATGCTGTTCCGTGGCGGAGTTGATGCGCTGATGATGCGGGCGCAGCTGGCGATGCCGAACATGCACTTCTTGGAGGCGGACCATTACAATCAGATATTTACTACACACGGCACGATCATGATATTGTTCATGGCTATGCCGATGATGTTCGGACTGTTCAATATGGTTGTACCGCTTCAGATTGGTGCAAGGGACGTAGCTTACCCTTTTCTTAATGCAATCAGCTTCTGGCTCTTCTTATTCGGAGCGATGCTGTTCAACCTGTCTTTCGTCATCGGCGGCTCGCCGGATGCCGGATGGCTCAGCTATCCGCCGCTGTCCGAGTTATCCGGAAGCCCGGGCGTCGGGGAAAATTTCTATATATGGGGCATTCAAATTTCCGGGATTGGTTCGCTTGCGACCGGAATCAACTTTGTTGTAACCATTCTTAAAATGCGTGCACCGGGCATGAAGTTAATGAAAATGCCGCTGTTTACCTGGTCGGTATTTTCGAGCTCCGTCGTTATCATTTTTGCGTTTCCGATTCTGACCGTTACGCTGGCGCTGCTCTTTATCGACCGGTTCCTGGGAGCTCACTTTTTCACGATGACCGGGAGCGGCAATCCGATGATGTATGTGAACCTCATATGGATGTGGGGTCACCCTGAGGTCTATATCGTCATCCTTCCGGCCTTCGGCGTATTCTCGGAAGTCGTCAGCACCTTCTCAAGGAAACGAGTTTTTGGGTATAAATCGATGGTATTCTCGATGATGATCATCAGCATTCTCTCATTCTTCGTCTGGGTGCATCACTTCTTTACGATGGGCTCGGGCGCAGACGTGAACGTCTTCTTCGCCATTGCGACAATGGCGATCGGAATACCAACCGGGGTGAAAATATTCAACTGGCTTTTTACCATGTTCCGGGGCCGTATCAGGATGGAGCTGCCGATGCTTTGGACACTCGCATTTATTCCATGCTTTGTCGTCGGGGGCGCTACCGGCGTCATGCTGGCCGTCGCACCTGCTGATTATCAGTACCATAACAGCTACTTCCTGATCGCACACTTCCATCAAGTGCTGATCGGCGGCGTAGTATTCGGGTATTTGGCAGGGGTCTACTATTGGTGGCCGAAGCTGTTTGGATTCAAGCTTAACAAGAAATTGGGCCTGTACGCCTTTTGGCTCTGGAATATCGGCTTCTATGTCTGCTTCATGCCGCAGTATGCGCTTGGATTTATGGGTATGACGCGCCGCGTTTACACGTACGGTTGGGACATGGGTTGGGCGCCGCTCAATATGGTTTCCACGATAGGCGCGTTCTTGATGGGAATCGGCTTTCTGTTTCAGGTGTGGCAAATCAGCTACAGCATCAAATATGGCGAGCGCGATACAACTGGCGATCCGTGGAACGCGCGGACTCTTGAGTGGTCTATTCCATCGCCGCCGCCGGTTTATAACTTCGCCATCGTGCCGGAAGTGCATGAACGAGACTCTTATTGGGAAGAGAAGGAACGCAACGGCGGCCTTATACCGGCTGTGAAAGCGGCTGATTTCGAGCCGATTCATATGCCGAAAAACTCAGCGCTGCCAGTGATCATGGCCGCTTGCTGGTTCGTCGCCGGCTTCGGTTTCGTATTCGACTGGGTGTGGATGGGGGTCGCAGGACTGGTTGGTGTCGGAGTCACGCTTCTTATCCGTTCGTTCCAATACGACACGGATTACTATATTTCAGCCGAAGAAGTAAGAGCGACCGAGACGGCGCTGGGGAGGGCGTTATAA
- a CDS encoding Gfo/Idh/MocA family protein, with protein sequence MNRNDGMNYAPVSGTKPEPVCGPGEFIFAAMALDHGHIYGQTNGLIEAGGTLKWVYDPDPEKVAQFLKNYPQARAALSPEAILEDKEVKLVAAAAIPSERSALGMRVMDHGKDYFTDKAPFTSLDQIAAAKTKVAETGQKYMVYYSERLHVESAVYAGRLIQEGAIGRVLQVIGTGPHRLNKASRPDWFFRKRQYGGIICDIGSHQIEQFLFFTGCKDAKVVHSKVANYGNPDYPELEDFGDATLIGDNGATNYFRVDWFTPDGLGTWGDGRTIIMGTDGYIELRKYIDIARDKKGDHVYLVNKTGETHFSVGGQVGYPFFGELILDCLNRTENAMTQEHAFKAAELCVTAQNMAVRVE encoded by the coding sequence ATTAATCGCAACGATGGAATGAATTACGCGCCTGTGTCAGGGACCAAGCCGGAGCCTGTATGCGGCCCGGGCGAGTTTATCTTCGCCGCCATGGCGCTTGACCACGGGCATATTTACGGCCAGACGAACGGGCTAATCGAAGCGGGCGGCACACTGAAATGGGTTTACGACCCGGACCCGGAGAAGGTCGCTCAATTCCTTAAGAATTACCCGCAAGCGCGGGCGGCCTTATCACCTGAAGCTATTCTTGAAGATAAAGAAGTGAAGCTGGTCGCGGCAGCGGCTATTCCGTCCGAACGGTCGGCGCTCGGCATGCGGGTTATGGACCATGGCAAGGATTATTTTACGGACAAAGCACCCTTCACATCGCTTGATCAGATTGCCGCAGCCAAAACGAAGGTAGCGGAGACGGGCCAAAAGTATATGGTCTACTACAGTGAACGTCTCCACGTGGAAAGCGCTGTATACGCAGGCAGGCTTATTCAAGAAGGGGCTATCGGCCGCGTTCTGCAGGTTATCGGGACCGGTCCACATCGACTGAACAAAGCGTCGCGGCCGGATTGGTTTTTTCGCAAGCGGCAGTACGGCGGCATCATTTGCGACATAGGAAGCCATCAGATCGAGCAATTTCTATTCTTTACGGGCTGCAAGGATGCAAAGGTTGTGCACAGCAAAGTGGCGAATTACGGAAACCCGGATTACCCCGAGCTGGAGGATTTCGGCGATGCGACGCTGATCGGCGATAATGGAGCGACGAACTATTTCCGCGTGGATTGGTTTACACCGGACGGTCTCGGTACCTGGGGCGATGGGAGAACGATCATCATGGGCACAGACGGTTATATCGAGCTCCGTAAATATATCGATATTGCGCGAGACAAAAAAGGCGATCATGTCTATTTGGTAAACAAGACTGGCGAGACGCATTTTTCGGTTGGGGGGCAGGTCGGGTATCCGTTCTTCGGCGAGCTTATTCTCGACTGCCTGAACCGAACCGAAAACGCTATGACGCAGGAGCATGCGTTCAAGGCGGCGGAACTGTGTGTAACGGCACAAAATATGGCAGTTCGCGTAGAGTAA
- a CDS encoding Gfo/Idh/MocA family protein — MSKLRYGIIGVGNMGTGHAKILMSGAINGAELTAVCDGFEGKREWAREHLKDIAVFEDSASMIDSGLVDAVIVATPHYDHPSEAIQAFGKGMHVLIEKPAGVYAKQVRLMNEAAAASDKKFGIVYNQRTNPLYQKLRELIASGELGEIRRTNWIITNWYRSQVYYDSGSWRATWSGEGGGVLINQCPHQLDLWQWTIGMMPVRIRAFCQFGKHRNIEVENDVTAYAEYANGATGVFITATSEAPGTNRLEVSGDRGKIVIEDGHMTFWRLRESESAFNERNKAPFGTPECWKIDIPSQGKNPEHAGILQNFTDAVLKGVPLVAPGEEGIDGLTISNAMHLSTWLDGWVDLPLDEELHEAELNKRIAESTLRKNKPEAASMPADLSGTF; from the coding sequence ATGAGCAAGCTTCGCTATGGAATTATAGGGGTCGGGAACATGGGTACCGGTCACGCAAAAATATTAATGTCAGGAGCTATTAATGGTGCCGAACTCACTGCCGTATGCGACGGATTCGAGGGCAAACGGGAGTGGGCGAGGGAGCATTTAAAAGATATTGCCGTTTTTGAAGACTCTGCTTCCATGATTGACTCTGGACTCGTGGATGCCGTCATAGTCGCAACGCCTCACTACGATCATCCGTCCGAAGCGATTCAGGCGTTCGGCAAAGGAATGCATGTGCTGATCGAAAAACCGGCCGGCGTTTACGCCAAGCAAGTCCGCCTGATGAACGAAGCGGCGGCGGCAAGCGACAAGAAATTCGGCATTGTCTATAATCAGCGGACGAACCCTCTGTATCAGAAACTTCGCGAGCTTATTGCCTCCGGTGAGCTGGGGGAAATCCGCCGCACCAACTGGATTATTACGAATTGGTACCGGTCACAGGTTTATTACGATTCCGGATCTTGGCGCGCTACGTGGAGCGGCGAAGGCGGCGGTGTGCTCATTAACCAATGTCCGCACCAGCTTGACTTGTGGCAGTGGACGATCGGCATGATGCCGGTGAGGATACGCGCATTCTGCCAGTTCGGCAAGCACCGCAACATTGAGGTCGAGAACGATGTGACGGCCTATGCGGAATATGCGAACGGGGCAACCGGCGTATTTATTACCGCAACCTCGGAAGCGCCGGGAACAAACCGGCTCGAAGTTTCGGGCGACAGAGGCAAAATCGTAATCGAAGATGGGCACATGACGTTCTGGCGCTTGCGGGAATCCGAATCCGCCTTTAATGAACGGAACAAAGCTCCGTTCGGCACGCCGGAATGCTGGAAAATCGATATTCCTTCCCAGGGAAAAAATCCGGAGCATGCAGGTATTTTGCAGAACTTCACCGATGCCGTTTTGAAGGGCGTTCCCCTTGTGGCACCTGGAGAAGAAGGCATTGATGGTTTAACCATATCCAATGCCATGCATCTGTCGACCTGGCTCGACGGCTGGGTTGACCTGCCGCTTGACGAAGAGCTGCACGAGGCTGAGCTTAACAAGCGTATTGCAGAATCCACTTTGCGGAAGAACAAGCCTGAAGCAGCTTCCATGCCTGCCGATCTTAGCGGCACATTCTAA